The DNA region CAGCTTTTACACTGACCGTATACATTGGGGCGCCATTCTTTATGATCTTCCAGAATCCATTGGCGTAACCAGCTTTCGTGTTGGTCAAGCGGCAGATACCAATGCTTCGTTTCGCGCATTACGGGCTTGCTTCCACTGATGGCACTTTTCGGATTAATCAGGTCTGTGGGGCTGAGGCTCGTACCGCACTTCTCGCATTGATCGCCGTAGGCACCTTCTGCATGGCAGTGGGGACATTCGCCTGTGATATAGCGGTCGGCAAGGAAAGTCTTGGCTTCCTCGTCGTAATACTGCATACTTGTTTTTTCGATAAAATCGCCTTTGTCGTACAGCTTACGGAAGAATTCCGAAGCGGTGTCGTGATGAGTTTTTGAACTTGTGCGGCTATATACATCAAATGAGATGCCGAACTCTTTAAAAGACTCTTTGATGAGCGTGTGATATCGGTCTACTATATCTTGCGGGGTTACACCTTCTTTCTTGGCGCGTATCGTGATGGGTACTCCGTGTTCGTCCGAACCTCCGATAAAGATTACATCTTCCTTTTTCAGTCTCAGATAGCGGACGTAGATATCAGCGGGTACATAAACTCCTGCCAAGTGTCCGATATGAACGGGGCCGTTAGCGTAGGGCAATGCCGACGTAACGGTAGTGCGTTTGAATTTCTTTTCCATTGTGATATATGTATCTCTTTTGTTATGAGCGCATTTTAGTGTGCAAAGATAACGGTTTTCCACTCAAAGAAAAAGAGAAGACAATGAAATGTCCAATGATGTATTCAAAAAGATTCAGAAATTGTGTATCGGTTATTGATTGCAATACCGTAAAATCGCTTTTTCTATTTCGGTTTTCTTCTTTTCATCTTTTACAAAATCACTTATTAAATATATATGAGTGGTAGAATTCCCAATTCCGATTAAACTTCCCACTTGATTATTAATTCCTTTAAACCATTTATCATAGCCTATAATTTTATCACCTTCAGTGACAATATACCACGGGTTGCCTCCATTTGTTTTAAAATGAATATTCACTTTACTGCACTCCTCAAAAATTTGGGTTACCTCCACAGAATAACGGGATAGAGCCAAATAATTGGTATAAACTTGAACTCGCTTTCTAAAATCCACATCAGATAGCATATAGGTATATTGAGCAACATAAGAGATAGATGAATATCCCCCCAAGAGCACATCAGTAAGAACATGAGTACCATATTTCTTCACTATTTCATCTCCGTCACTCTTCTCTAAGTCATTCAGGAACTCTTCAGACAAGAAAAAACATAAGTAACGTGGCCAAATGTGAGGAAGGGTAAATCTGCTGGTAGGCTGTAAATATTCCGCCTTGTAAAAATAATCCCCCTGTAGGTTTTCCTCCATATCTCCTACGTCTTCTGTGAACAGTTTAAGAGTAATATCCCCTATCCTCGTTTCTACTTGACTCTTCAAATAAATATTATCAATATATTTATTCAAATCTCGATTCTCACTTATAACCCAGTTTCCTCCATTGTAAAATAAATGTTCTTCTATTGGAGAATATCGAAATAGTTTTATTGGTTCCTGCTTTACATAATCATATCCGTCACCTGCTAACAGACGTTCTACATCAATAACTTTGCCTTTTACATTTATATATCCCTTTATGGTACTCTTTTTACAGTCAAATCCTCTACCCAATAAATCTATGTAATCATAGGTTTTATCGCTCGTTACAGTTTCTATAAATACTTTTATATCAACAGGATCTTTCTCTACTACTATCGGCGGCTCGATTTCTGGTTTTATTTCTTGCATCGAAAAATCACATCCGCTCCAAAGCAGTAACAGTATCCCAAATAAAGAGTAGTTCAGTCTCATCATAATTAGGGTGCTTATAAAGTTTGTATAGATTGACGTTTACTTCATAATTAATAAAGTATCACGCAAATGTATAAAATTAATTTGTATAAGTACCTCCTCTAAATAAGTTTATATTATCATATTCATGAAAGCCCTTTTAATAAAGGATTTATAAAACGAGAATAATATAAACTAATTAGGGTGACATACTTAGACCTAATTTATATATCATTTCAACAAGGCTCCTAATAGCAATGCAAGTAAAAAGCAATACGCAGGGAAAAGCGCATGAGTAAACATGAATCTCGGTAAGAGTGCCCTTCGTCTCATGCGATGTTCTTCATCGGATAAAGCTCTCGCTTCTTCAATCAAACGTTTTATTATACCTTTTTCATAAATCACACCGACTATGCAAAAAGAGATTATAGCACATACTGCCAATATCAGATAAGTGATGTTTTTAGGTATGGGATGATACACGTGGGCATAAGTATAAATAGGTATGACAGCGATGAAGGCCAATTGTGATCCAAGACAAATGACAAGCGTAATAAATACGTTAACCGTTTCGTTATCTGCAACTCTCCCCAACCGGTTTCCGGTCAGTATTCCCCGTATCCATGTCTCTATGTATTTAAGGATGAATGTATCCATAAAAATAATTTTTAGTTATTAATATTGCCCGTTGTTGACAACTTGCATTCTGTAACTGGTTATAATGCGCCTTTATGAACGGTGTTATATAACTTAATGTGAATTTGTACAGTATTTTAATAAGACATCAAACAATACTGTTGCTAACATACAATACCCAGGAAAAAGCGCATAGGCAAAAATAAATCTTAGCATAAGAGATTTTCGTCTGATGCGATGTTCTTCATCGGATAAAGCTCTTGCTTCTTCAATTAAATGTTTTATTACACCTTTCTCAGAAATTATACCGACTATGCAGAAAGAGATAATAGCACATATTGCTATTATCAGATAGATGATACTTTTAGGTAAGGGATGATACAGTTTGGCATGAATATAAACAGGTACGGCAGCGATAAAGACCAATTGCGAGCCAAGACAAATGACAAGTGTGATAAATACGTTCACTGTCTCATTTCCTGTAACTCTCCCTAACCGATTTCCAGTCAGTATTATCCGTGCCAATGTCTCTGTATATTTGAAAATGAATGTATCCATAAAGATAATTGTTAATATTGCCCATTGAAGTTTATTCCGAATCTGTACAGCATTATAGTAGATATCCTTTGGGGATGAGATATTGAAACAGTGCACACAACGGCATTACGTATGCTATGGGGAGCATGTAATATAATAAGAATGTAGGTATTAGTGCCTTTCTTCTTGCTTTATGTTCTTCTTTAGTTAGCTTATTAGCTTCCTCTGTCAAATTCTCATACACCTTTTCCTTTTTTACTTTTTGCATAAATAATATTGCTACTATAGCTGCAATTACTACAACGCTATATACTAAATTCTTTGGTGCAGGATGCCATAAACGGGCATAAACAAAAAATGGTATCACCATTTGTATCAGTATTTCACTAAATACTAAGATTATTATTCCCCAATGAATATCATTTATTTCATTTTTAGGGGTACGAAACTTAGGGACACGGTATAACCGATTATAAGATAACTGTATCCTTATAACTGGCGTTATATAGTTTAGTCCGAATTTATATAGGTATTTCATCATAATGGGTTTATATAACAACTTCAGGTACGGAATTACATGGCTTTTAGAATAATGCACTGCTTCTCTGTTTCTATGTTGTCTTTCACAATAACAGAGGCGAGAAGAATAAAACAATTCCTCGGATTGCCGGAACATGCAGGACTGGAGGGCTTGGCAAAAGCCTTGCAGCTGCGTTTTTATGCGAATATAAATAATGGTGAGATTATTTTGGGGAAAGACAATAAAACTTTGGTGTATCGCACGCTTGAATGTCATGTGCAAACAGCCCGCAAACGAAAACAGGTGGAATATCATCCTTGTAAATCGGTGGGTATAATTGAATATAGCGGTTTTGCTAAAACAATAGATGAACGCATTACTTGCGAATGTCTTAGCTGCTATCCGGATATTACCGATAATAGCTGCTGTTGCGCCTGGCAGTTTACTTTGAATGAATAATACGGAGAATCTCATTTCAAAATGTAGAAACATGATGTAGTGAATAAATTTCTTAGATATGGAATACCGGCGATTATTGCAGACTGCTTTCGGGGCGTCAGTCCGAATTTTATTTCATAATGAGGATTTATAAAGAACAATTGTCTGTCTACAACTGTGATATGATTCTTGCGCACGAGTCTTTCAAATAACTCTATGGGGGTTCTGGTTTCCTTTATGGACAAAAGTTCTTTAATGCAATCTTCGTTTTCTCCACTCATTTTCAGAATGCTTTTATACATAAAGGCGGGTAGCAGATGAATAAAGGGAATATGAGAGATTGTCTTGCTTTTGCATATTTGTTGATGCCCTCCAAATGGCATCTGCCATGCGGGGAATGACATGAAAATAAGACCTCCGGGTTTAGTATACTTCGGCAGATTGGATAAGAACATTGCCTTGTCCTCTATATGTTCTATCACGTCATGGCAGATAATCAAATCAAAATTATGCTCAAGACTTTTTAGCTTGAAGATATCGGATGCAATGAAGTTTCCTTTGATTTGTCTTTCTTCAAAAAACAGGATGGCATCCTTAATTCTACCTGCGGATATGTCGACTCCTGTCGTGCTGCATCCCAGTTCGGCAAAGGGCAACAGATTGCCCCCATCTCCACATCCTATCTCTAAAATATTCATTCCTTCTTTAATCTTCTTGAATTTCGAGATATAAGGAATATAGTATTTCTTGCTTGTTATGGAAAGTTCCTCGAAGTAGAGTTTCCTGTTTTTCTGTCGTTCTTGCATAATGTTAGTAAGTCTGTTATTTCTATTTTGTTAATCTCATTATCGGTTTAAAAATGGTGTCTTTCCCAAAGAAGAAGTGGGATAAATGTAGCTTGTCCATGCCCCATGCCATTGCTAAACAGCCCATTGTTGTGAAAAAGACTGATGTGAACATAAAAAGCATTCCAGTTGGCTCAAACTGTAAAACTGGTAGAAATACCTTGCATAAGATTGTGAAAATCGGAGAGAATAGAAGTATAACAAGAGTATTTTGACCAATAAAGTAAAAGTTTTGTTTGATGCATTCGGGCAAGTAGCGGTGAATATACAATAGTATGCTGATTGCCAAGTAAGTAATGATAATACCTGCCAATGTTCCCCTGTTCAGATTATCTGGGAAACAGCAGAGTATTACGATAGGAATAAGGGCGAGGAGTGACGCCTGAAAGATATGGGTGAATGGTAGTTTGCTTTGTCTGATAATGACTCCTGCAAGAAAGTAAATGGCATTGGCAAATGCCATAAGTACTCCCCAATAAGATATTGTGAACAGGCATACGCCAAATAGTATTATGCGTGAAATGGTTGTTGCATGAATATAACGGAATATGTAATAATAAATAAGGCTACAGATGATGAGGGTGTGCAGATACCAGTAGGGACCTATTGGTTTAACAAATATTTTGTGTAATAATAAGGTTGGGGTAACTTCTGATACGCTTTCTCTGACGGGTAAGATATAGGACATAATGACATAGCCTGTCTCCATGCAGATGTATGGGATAAAAATCCATAATTGTTTTTTTAAGAAACTTCCGGTGTCTGTTTGGATGTTGGTCAAATAGCCGGATAGAATAAGGAAGGCGGACATATGGAATGTATATACAATCTGCTTTGCATAAGGATATTTATCGCCTATATACACCAAGTGGAAAGCAACCATTAGAAGAATGAAAATGCTTTTCAGGTAGTCTAATTCTCGAATACGGTGTTCCATAAATTGTTTTTTTGTGTCGTTGAGAAGAGGGAAGACAATGAAAATCCTCTTCCCTCTTCTTTCTCTTCCCTAAAACGATTAGTGTGTTATTTCCAGTTGGCAACCTTTTTCTATAGTATAAGGTTTATTTATGGTTATACTTTGGCTTCCTTTTAGGATAAGTTTGGCACCATTGCTGACTGTGATATTTTCAGATAATATATCTGTGCCCGTAACAGTTCTGTTGGATGTTACAGTCTGATTACTGAATATGGTTTGAGTCGCAGTGCGGGTTAGGACATTGCTTTCTTCTATCGGAATAACTCCGTCATTTGTACAGCCTATGATGATAACGAGTGCAAAGGCGGTAATTAATATAGATTTCTTTTTCATGTCTGTTTTCCCCTTTCTTAATTACTGTTGAGCTTCCAATGCAG from Bacteroides sp. MSB163 includes:
- a CDS encoding DUF6125 family protein → MAFRIMHCFSVSMLSFTITEARRIKQFLGLPEHAGLEGLAKALQLRFYANINNGEIILGKDNKTLVYRTLECHVQTARKRKQVEYHPCKSVGIIEYSGFAKTIDERITCECLSCYPDITDNSCCCAWQFTLNE
- a CDS encoding class I SAM-dependent methyltransferase, whose translation is MQERQKNRKLYFEELSITSKKYYIPYISKFKKIKEGMNILEIGCGDGGNLLPFAELGCSTTGVDISAGRIKDAILFFEERQIKGNFIASDIFKLKSLEHNFDLIICHDVIEHIEDKAMFLSNLPKYTKPGGLIFMSFPAWQMPFGGHQQICKSKTISHIPFIHLLPAFMYKSILKMSGENEDCIKELLSIKETRTPIELFERLVRKNHITVVDRQLFFINPHYEIKFGLTPRKQSAIIAGIPYLRNLFTTSCFYILK
- a CDS encoding acyltransferase family protein codes for the protein MEHRIRELDYLKSIFILLMVAFHLVYIGDKYPYAKQIVYTFHMSAFLILSGYLTNIQTDTGSFLKKQLWIFIPYICMETGYVIMSYILPVRESVSEVTPTLLLHKIFVKPIGPYWYLHTLIICSLIYYYIFRYIHATTISRIILFGVCLFTISYWGVLMAFANAIYFLAGVIIRQSKLPFTHIFQASLLALIPIVILCCFPDNLNRGTLAGIIITYLAISILLYIHRYLPECIKQNFYFIGQNTLVILLFSPIFTILCKVFLPVLQFEPTGMLFMFTSVFFTTMGCLAMAWGMDKLHLSHFFFGKDTIFKPIMRLTK